One part of the Lathyrus oleraceus cultivar Zhongwan6 unplaced genomic scaffold, CAAS_Psat_ZW6_1.0 chrUn0001, whole genome shotgun sequence genome encodes these proteins:
- the LOC127110506 gene encoding protein CURVATURE THYLAKOID 1C, chloroplastic has translation MASMIATLPPPLLLHHGRKSFSGNFQNFPVSLLAGRRNSGAFVVNASGESSESSTSLTVLKSVQNVWDKPEDRLGLIGLGFSAVVAFWASTNLIAAIDKLPVIPISLELIGILFSTWFTYRYLLFKPDREELFQILNKSASDILGQ, from the exons ATGGCTTCCATGATTGCAACCTTGCCACCACCATTGCTACTTCATCATGGTAGAAAATCATTTTCAGGGAATTTCCAAAATTTCCCTGTTTCTCTTCTTGCAG GAAGACGGAATAGCGGTGCATTTGTTGTGAATGCATCTGGAGAAAGTTCTGAATCCTCAACTTCACTTACTGTTCTCAAATCTGTTCAGAATGTT TGGGATAAACCTGAGGACCGGTTGGGGCTAATCGGTTTGGGCTTTTCAGCTGTAGTAGCATTTTGGGCATCGACAAATTTAATAGCG GCCATTGACAAATTGCCAGTTATCCCGATTTCGTTGGAACTAATTGGAATACTTTTCTCAACG TGGTTCACTTATCGCTATCTCTTATTCAAGCCTGACCG GGAAGAACTTTTCCAAATCTTGAACAAGTCAGCTTCAGATATCTTGGGCCAGTAA